The following are encoded in a window of Deltaproteobacteria bacterium genomic DNA:
- the typA gene encoding translational GTPase TypA produces MGTYGERIMKREEIRNIAIIAHVDHGKTTLVDGMLKQSGTFRANEEVKERVMDSIDLERERGITILAKNTAVQYEGVKINIVDTPGHADFGGEVERTLKMVDGVLLLVDASEGPLPQTRFVLQKALELKLPPILVINKIDRPDERIGEVLDEVYDLFIDLDATEEQLDFPIVYTNARQGEARREMEEKAVDLRPLFELILETIPAPEGDPAAPLQLLITNLDYSDYVGRLAIGRVMSGTVRVGDTVAMVHAEGEIVKTRVTSIFTFEGLKRTEAEQASVGEIVSLSGIEGIGIGDTITDAENPSPLPGIHVDEPTLSMVFAVNTSPFAGREGTYVTSRHLRERLEKELLYNVSIRVDFSQPDAFKVMGRGELQLAILIEMMRREGYELSVSMPEIITREVDGVLHEPMELLIVDVPEEFVGAVTQQVGVKKGKMLKMQNNGHGRVRLEFRIPSRGLIGFRSQFMTETRGTGLVNHLFDGYEPWHGAMTKRNTGTLVADRAGKATPYALFHLQPRGTLFIRERTEVYEGMIVGEHSRENDLDVNVTREKKLTNIRAAAADEALQLVPPKTLSLEECLEFIGEDELLEVTPGAMRLRKKILSGQKRAKRSARG; encoded by the coding sequence ATGGGAACTTATGGGGAAAGAATTATGAAACGGGAAGAGATCCGGAATATCGCCATTATTGCACATGTCGACCATGGAAAGACCACGCTCGTCGACGGGATGTTGAAGCAGTCGGGGACGTTTCGTGCAAACGAAGAGGTGAAAGAGCGTGTCATGGACAGTATCGACCTGGAACGGGAACGGGGAATTACCATCCTTGCGAAAAATACCGCCGTTCAATACGAAGGGGTCAAGATTAATATCGTCGACACCCCCGGTCATGCCGACTTCGGCGGCGAGGTGGAACGGACCCTGAAGATGGTCGACGGTGTGCTCCTCCTGGTCGATGCCTCGGAGGGGCCTTTGCCGCAGACCCGGTTTGTCTTGCAGAAGGCCCTGGAACTGAAACTCCCGCCGATTCTTGTGATCAACAAGATCGACCGTCCCGACGAACGGATCGGGGAGGTCCTGGATGAGGTCTATGACCTGTTCATCGATCTTGATGCCACGGAAGAGCAGCTCGACTTTCCCATCGTCTATACCAATGCCCGGCAGGGGGAGGCACGGCGGGAGATGGAGGAAAAGGCGGTTGATCTGAGACCGCTCTTCGAACTGATTCTTGAAACGATCCCCGCTCCCGAAGGAGATCCGGCGGCCCCCCTGCAACTGTTGATCACGAACCTCGACTACAGTGACTACGTGGGTCGTCTGGCCATCGGGCGAGTTATGTCCGGGACCGTCCGGGTCGGAGATACGGTGGCCATGGTCCATGCCGAAGGGGAGATCGTCAAAACCCGCGTCACGTCGATCTTTACCTTTGAAGGACTGAAACGGACGGAGGCGGAACAGGCATCCGTGGGTGAGATTGTCTCCCTCTCGGGGATCGAAGGAATCGGCATCGGGGACACCATCACCGATGCCGAGAACCCCTCCCCCCTCCCCGGGATCCATGTGGACGAGCCGACGCTGTCCATGGTCTTTGCCGTGAACACCTCTCCCTTTGCCGGGCGGGAAGGGACCTATGTGACCTCCCGTCATCTGCGGGAACGGCTGGAAAAGGAGCTGCTCTACAACGTTTCGATCCGGGTCGATTTTTCACAGCCGGACGCCTTCAAAGTGATGGGCCGGGGAGAATTGCAACTGGCGATCCTGATTGAGATGATGCGGAGGGAGGGATACGAACTCTCCGTTTCCATGCCGGAGATCATCACCCGGGAGGTGGACGGGGTACTCCATGAGCCGATGGAACTTCTTATCGTCGACGTCCCCGAGGAGTTTGTCGGAGCGGTGACACAGCAGGTGGGGGTCAAGAAAGGGAAAATGCTGAAGATGCAGAATAACGGTCACGGCCGTGTGCGGCTGGAATTCCGGATCCCGTCACGGGGACTGATCGGGTTCCGCTCCCAGTTCATGACGGAGACCCGGGGAACGGGACTTGTGAATCACCTCTTTGACGGATACGAGCCGTGGCACGGGGCAATGACCAAGCGGAACACGGGGACGCTCGTTGCGGACCGGGCCGGGAAAGCGACCCCCTATGCCCTCTTTCATCTTCAGCCGCGGGGGACTCTCTTCATCCGGGAACGAACCGAGGTCTACGAAGGGATGATCGTCGGGGAACATTCCCGGGAAAATGATCTCGATGTGAATGTGACGCGGGAGAAGAAGCTGACCAATATCCGGGCCGCCGCCGCCGATGAGGCGTTGCAGCTCGTCCCGCCGAAGACCCTGAGCCTGGAGGAGTGTCTCGAATTTATCGGAGAGGATGAACTGTTAGAGGTGACACCCGGCGCCATGCGGCTGCGGAAGAAGATTCTTTCGGGGCAGAAGAGGGCGAAAAGATCCGCCCGGGGCTGA
- a CDS encoding ATP-binding cassette domain-containing protein, translating to MIQVQGLKKEYGGRPLFEEVSFTVEPGERIGLVGRNGHGKTTLFRLLLGKEHPDEGTIRIPKGYTLGHLSQKILFREKTVLAEGCRGLQASEEGQDETYRVEAILTGLGFSSEDFRRRPSELSGGYQVRLNLAKVLVSEPNLLLLDEPTNYLDIVSMRWLTRFLLNWKNELILITHDREFMDRITTHTLGIHRGRVRKIRGSTHKLYEQILQEEEVYEQTRRNDEKKRTELELFIRRFRAKASKARAVQSRIKSLEREGQKAGLQKIENLNFTFPFAPFSGKWPMEVTDLAFSFPPDGPPLIKDLTFWVGPRDRIGVIGRNGQGKTTFLNLLAGELSPTAGKMIRHRNVRISYFGQTNVDRLSPDRTVEEEILLSHPAVDRKRARNICGAMMFGGDLALKKIGVLSGGEKSRVLLGRLLVRPANLLLLDEPTNHLDMESTESLLAAVDTFPGAVIFVTHSEMILHALATRLIIFDADRTTLFEGTYQDFLERVGWKEERVEPSEKEKKEKEENPLSRKEMRRMRAGIIAEKSKTLGTLNNRIEKVEAQIAHCESEEKESSQALLVASEQGDGTVIAEESQRLREAQEKLTALFKEWEALTEEREEKLKEFDRRLKEVEPN from the coding sequence ATGATCCAGGTTCAGGGTTTAAAAAAAGAGTACGGCGGCCGGCCCCTTTTTGAAGAGGTTTCCTTTACCGTGGAACCCGGGGAACGGATCGGTCTGGTCGGAAGAAACGGACACGGCAAGACCACCCTCTTTCGGCTGCTTCTGGGAAAAGAACACCCCGACGAAGGGACGATCCGGATTCCGAAAGGGTACACCTTGGGGCATCTTTCCCAGAAGATCCTTTTTCGCGAAAAGACCGTTTTGGCGGAAGGATGCCGGGGACTTCAGGCCTCCGAAGAGGGACAGGATGAAACCTACCGGGTCGAAGCCATTCTGACCGGTCTCGGTTTTTCTTCTGAAGATTTCCGGCGCCGCCCTTCGGAATTGTCCGGCGGGTATCAGGTCCGCCTCAACCTCGCGAAAGTTCTCGTGTCGGAGCCGAACCTTCTGCTTCTCGACGAACCGACGAATTATCTCGATATTGTTTCCATGCGCTGGCTCACCCGCTTCCTCCTGAACTGGAAGAACGAGCTGATCCTCATCACCCACGACCGGGAGTTCATGGACCGGATCACGACCCATACCCTGGGAATCCATCGGGGACGGGTCCGGAAGATTCGAGGGAGTACGCACAAGCTATACGAGCAAATTCTCCAGGAAGAAGAGGTCTACGAGCAGACCCGCCGAAACGACGAGAAGAAACGGACGGAACTGGAGCTGTTTATCCGGCGCTTCCGGGCAAAGGCAAGCAAGGCCCGGGCGGTGCAGTCCAGAATCAAGTCCCTGGAACGGGAAGGGCAAAAAGCAGGGCTTCAAAAAATCGAAAACCTGAACTTTACTTTTCCCTTCGCACCCTTTTCCGGAAAATGGCCGATGGAAGTGACGGACCTCGCTTTCTCCTTCCCTCCGGACGGCCCTCCCCTCATCAAGGACCTGACGTTCTGGGTCGGCCCGCGCGACCGGATCGGCGTCATCGGGAGGAACGGACAGGGGAAGACAACTTTCCTGAATCTCCTGGCAGGGGAACTTTCACCAACCGCAGGAAAGATGATCCGCCATCGGAATGTGAGAATTTCTTACTTCGGCCAGACCAACGTCGACCGTCTCTCGCCCGACCGCACGGTGGAGGAAGAAATCCTCCTGTCCCACCCGGCCGTGGACCGGAAACGGGCCCGGAACATCTGCGGCGCCATGATGTTCGGAGGAGACCTTGCCCTCAAGAAGATCGGCGTCCTCTCCGGCGGGGAGAAAAGCCGGGTCCTTTTAGGGAGGCTCCTCGTCCGGCCGGCGAATCTTCTCCTTCTCGACGAACCGACAAACCATCTCGACATGGAATCGACGGAATCCCTTCTGGCCGCCGTCGACACCTTCCCGGGAGCGGTCATTTTCGTCACGCACAGCGAAATGATTCTCCATGCCCTGGCCACCCGGCTCATCATCTTCGACGCCGACCGAACCACCCTCTTTGAAGGGACCTACCAGGACTTCCTCGAACGGGTCGGCTGGAAGGAAGAACGGGTGGAACCTTCTGAAAAAGAGAAGAAGGAAAAGGAGGAGAATCCCCTGAGCCGCAAAGAAATGCGGCGGATGCGGGCCGGGATTATCGCAGAGAAATCAAAGACCCTCGGCACATTGAACAACCGGATCGAGAAAGTGGAGGCGCAAATCGCCCATTGCGAGTCTGAAGAAAAGGAAAGCTCCCAGGCCCTCCTTGTCGCCTCGGAGCAGGGAGACGGTACAGTGATCGCTGAAGAGAGTCAGCGTCTTCGCGAGGCGCAGGAGAAGCTCACCGCCCTCTTTAAGGAGTGGGAGGCCCTGACGGAGGAGCGGGAGGAAAAACTGAAAGAGTTCGACAGGCGCCTCAAAGAGGTTGAACCAAACTAA
- a CDS encoding response regulator, with amino-acid sequence MTDPVLLLAVSFQYLAAFLAFRLIRVSGSRRSWGFISLAILLMALRHTVSYFFLLIGGRPPMDLRTEWVTLLSALCMVFGVALIGPLFRSMECSREKLKASERRYRNIFNLATVSIWEEDFHEVLEGLDRLKAEGVTDFRAWFRGHPERVREAVEKTKVLDVNPATLALYGAENKAELLGSPQKVFTPESFSVFEEILIALAEGRKAFSADAVMQTLQGERREVYLSLSVPPEVSQDGKLLITIMDITERKRMEEEQQRIGKLESLGVLAGGIAHDFNNLLTAILGNINILKKESQPGTLIFERAEKAEKASLQAKGLTRQLLTFARGSKPAKRTASLKQVIRDAVEFALTGTNVKAEFSVAGDLWFADVDVDQIGQVMNNLALNAVQAMPEGGCIRVGASNVTEAPGDLAPGRYIQIIVTDEGLGIAGKDLHRIFDPYFSTREQGSGLGLASVYSIIHRHGGCVTVDSVEGEGATFKVYLPASSKHARTVRDRKEREWTGRGRILVMDDEAFVLDVAGNMLSKMGFEVVYAKDGGEAVALFRKGLQEGRPFAAVIMDLTIPGGMGGRETQDCLRRIDPGVKTIVSSGYSDDPILSQYQDYGFQGILLKPYRLAEMSEVLRSVLGR; translated from the coding sequence ATGACCGATCCGGTATTGCTGCTTGCGGTTTCCTTCCAGTATCTTGCGGCCTTTCTGGCTTTCCGGTTGATCCGGGTTTCCGGGAGTCGCAGGTCCTGGGGCTTTATTTCCCTGGCCATTCTTCTGATGGCCCTCCGTCACACGGTTTCCTACTTTTTCCTGCTCATCGGTGGACGGCCCCCGATGGATTTGCGAACGGAGTGGGTGACCCTGTTGAGTGCCCTTTGTATGGTATTCGGTGTGGCTCTCATCGGCCCTCTGTTCCGCTCCATGGAGTGTTCCCGGGAAAAGCTGAAAGCGTCGGAGCGAAGATACAGGAATATCTTCAATTTGGCAACCGTCTCCATTTGGGAGGAAGATTTCCATGAAGTGCTGGAGGGGCTGGATCGGTTGAAGGCAGAGGGGGTGACGGATTTTCGTGCCTGGTTCCGGGGACATCCGGAGCGGGTCCGGGAAGCGGTTGAGAAGACGAAGGTTCTTGATGTCAACCCTGCAACCCTTGCCCTTTACGGTGCCGAGAACAAGGCAGAGCTACTCGGTTCCCCTCAAAAGGTCTTTACGCCTGAATCATTTTCCGTTTTTGAAGAGATCCTCATTGCCTTGGCCGAAGGGCGCAAGGCCTTTTCCGCGGACGCTGTTATGCAGACCCTTCAGGGGGAAAGACGGGAGGTTTATCTCTCCCTGTCGGTTCCGCCGGAGGTATCGCAGGATGGCAAACTCCTTATCACCATCATGGATATCACGGAACGGAAGCGGATGGAGGAGGAGCAGCAGCGAATCGGGAAACTGGAGTCCCTGGGGGTCCTGGCCGGGGGGATTGCTCATGACTTTAACAACCTCCTTACGGCGATCCTGGGAAACATAAATATCCTCAAAAAAGAGAGCCAACCGGGAACGTTGATTTTTGAACGGGCGGAAAAAGCGGAGAAAGCATCCCTGCAGGCCAAGGGATTAACCCGGCAACTGCTGACTTTTGCCCGCGGCAGCAAACCGGCGAAGCGAACGGCCTCTCTTAAACAGGTTATCCGTGACGCCGTAGAATTCGCCCTGACCGGCACGAATGTAAAGGCGGAATTCTCCGTTGCCGGGGATCTGTGGTTTGCCGATGTTGATGTGGATCAGATCGGACAGGTCATGAATAATCTGGCTCTCAATGCGGTGCAGGCCATGCCGGAGGGGGGCTGTATCCGTGTCGGTGCCTCCAATGTCACGGAAGCTCCTGGAGATCTTGCGCCGGGCCGTTATATACAAATCATTGTGACGGACGAGGGGCTTGGGATTGCCGGAAAGGATCTTCACCGGATTTTCGATCCGTATTTTAGTACCCGCGAGCAGGGGAGCGGTCTCGGACTGGCCTCCGTTTACTCAATTATTCACCGGCACGGCGGTTGTGTTACAGTCGATTCCGTTGAGGGAGAAGGTGCGACGTTTAAAGTGTACCTCCCCGCGTCATCGAAACATGCCCGTACCGTCCGGGACCGGAAGGAGCGGGAGTGGACCGGCCGGGGGCGTATCCTCGTGATGGATGATGAAGCCTTCGTACTGGATGTCGCCGGAAACATGCTGTCGAAGATGGGGTTTGAAGTCGTCTATGCGAAAGACGGTGGGGAGGCGGTTGCTCTTTTCCGGAAGGGGCTTCAGGAGGGACGGCCTTTTGCCGCGGTGATCATGGACCTGACGATCCCCGGCGGAATGGGGGGCAGGGAGACTCAGGATTGTCTTCGGCGGATTGATCCGGGGGTGAAGACGATCGTGTCGAGCGGTTATTCCGATGATCCCATTCTGTCTCAATATCAAGACTATGGCTTTCAGGGGATTCTGCTGAAACCCTACCGGTTGGCGGAGATGAGCGAGGTCCTCCGGAGTGTCCTGGGGCGTTGA